From Plasmodium malariae genome assembly, chromosome: 4:
agtTATTTGAGTTTTACTTTCAATAGGgaatatgaattttatataagaatttaTACTTAAATGAGATATAATATCAAATTATTGTTAAGATATATCTTCagttgttatatatttatttattgtaaaataagataagaatatataatatatattgatataatCAATTACTTTATAGTTCTTATATGAATTCATATGTTGTTAAAAGTTTATAATTTCGTTTAATACTTATTAActcaaaattaatatactgataaataaaaagatataaatctgtattttttttcagatttttttttaaaaacaatcTAGAGTAATCATATAATGTCATTATGGTAGGTCAAGCTCCCAtggaataatatttattttattttaacaatcttatatatatatatgtgctatttatatatatgataaaaaatgttataatgtagttaacataaaaaataattcttattttattactattaattcATTTGAATCCAGGTCAGAATTAGCTGTACAAGGATCTAATTTGCTTCTTTATCTTACAAGaagagaatataaaataacaagaaattatgttaaaaataaaaccagTTCCTTAGAAAGCgcgaaaaataaagaagaatttAGAAGTATTTGCTTAAGCTTGGCTAACTATCTAGTTAATCATGAATATGTACGTCCAAATGATATTTCTCAAGAAAAATGGGAACTAGTTCTTAGGGTATGGTTAAGAAATCTCTTTAATAAGAAAACTAAATACGGCCAATGTCCtataatttttgataaaaatgaaaaagagcTTTTACAATTATCATACAACGCAGAAGATTTctttgaaataaataatacttatCTCCAAGAACTAAAATTTTACGGAAAACAAAATACTAATAACTATAATTGTAAAAGTGATCTAAAATGTATAGCTAAATGCaacaaatataaagaatGGTTTGAGAACAGGAAGAGCCATTTTGAGAAAGACAAAACCTTCAATGAATATAAAACCAAATGTAGACAGAAAAGAAACACATTTCCAAGATCCGTATGTAACTTAGTGAAACAACAtacatttagaaaaatacCTAAATGCATAGAATCAGATATACAAATGAGTAAAAAAACCAAAACTGCAGAAATGCAAGAAAGTTCACAAGAAAGGCATGGAGGAAGCACAATTCAAGATTCTACTTTTCCCCCAATTACTGATCCGTCTCCAAAAGAATTATCACCAAATGAAGAAATTTCACCCAATCTAGAACCCCCATCTCAACAGGATGCTTTATCTCAAATTGCATCTCCACATCAACAGGTTGCTTCATCTAAACCAGAATCATTACCTCTACCGGAAGTACAATTAAATTCCCACCAATCCGAATCTGTGTCTCCAGATCACCCCAGTGCAATAAATTCATCCTTAGAAGCACACACTACAAAAGAAATAACGTTAGAATTTTCTGTAAATTCTGATACTTCTAATTCCATAGCAGCACATAAATCTATAAAAATTCCTCAAACCAGTGGAATCTCGGGAGTTCCTACACAACTTGTAACTACACAGTTATCTCATAATGAATCACCATCTGCCTCAAGTTCTGCTAAATATATACCCATCCAAATGCCAGGTACTCCTAATCCTACATACGTTTCTAAATTTGAAATAACTAcactaaataatatatgtatttaaaaaggtATTATAGGACAAACAGGAAACTCtcataatacatacatgttatatatttcattgagcttcttcattattattgtactttttcttttttctaaggtataataaaacttaagtattaaaaataagataaacaTTAAATTActgtaaaaatttattttataaatccttttttcttatattatagTATCCTTTAACAggacatttaaaaaaaaaaaaaaagttaagaaaagaagtaaaatttCTGAAATTGCTAGTACCATCACGTTCTTGGAAAAAAAGACACTTTTTAACACAtgataaattagaaaatCCAAAACGTAATGACgaagaaattattaaaaaaataatgataaaagaCCTTAACATTATGCAGAATGTAAATGCATCCATCCGAAAAAAGAGAATGTCCAAAACTATTATAGAAGTGCATATGGAGGTTCTCGAAGAAtgcaaaaatgaagaaatgaaattaaaaggaGGAGAATATTTGGAAATATGCCTAAAAGAGTTCACAGAAGATAAAAATGGAAACTATTCTAATTTAACAAATGACGAgatattaatagaaaatactaaaaataCCAATGgcatgcaaaaaaaaaaaattctatggAATGAATGGatagaaaataatagaaatctttctgaaaaatttaaagaaacaGATTGGTTTAacaatttgaaaaatgaatggaaaagaaaaaaagtttatataaaaaaatctggagaattaaaaaagaaccATACAGGTGAAATTCAAAAAGTTCCATTTttagaaacaaaaaagaatatatggAAACTTTGGATATCAGAAAAGCGTATCATTATAGAGCGATACTTGGAACAGGAATGGTGTAACGAATTCACACAAGAATTTCGGCATATTTTAGaagaatatgaaaatgaagacactaaaaatgatatatcactaataaatatacaagaaTTAGAACACA
This genomic window contains:
- the PmUG01_04011500 gene encoding STP1 protein, translated to MSLWSELAVQGSNLLLYLTRREYKITRNYVKNKTSSLESAKNKEEFRSICLSLANYLVNHEYVRPNDISQEKWELVLRVWLRNLFNKKTKYGQCPIIFDKNEKELLQLSYNAEDFFEINNTYLQELKFYGKQNTNNYNCKSDLKCIAKCNKYKEWFENRKSHFEKDKTFNEYKTKCRQKRNTFPRSVCNLVKQHTFRKIPKCIESDIQMSKKTKTAEMQESSQERHGGSTIQDSTFPPITDPSPKELSPNEEISPNLEPPSQQDALSQIASPHQQVASSKPESLPLPEVQLNSHQSESVSPDHPSAINSSLEAHTTKEITLEFSVNSDTSNSIAAHKSIKIPQTSGISGVPTQLVTTQLSHNESPSASSSAKYIPIQMPGHLKKKKKLRKEVKFLKLLVPSRSWKKRHFLTHDKLENPKRNDEEIIKKIMIKDLNIMQNVNASIRKKRMSKTIIEVHMEVLEECKNEEMKLKGGEYLEICLKEFTEDKNGNYSNLTNDEILIENTKNTNGMQKKKILWNEWIENNRNLSEKFKETDWFNNLKNEWKRKKVYIKKSGELKKNHTGEIQKVPFLETKKNIWKLWISEKRIIIERYLEQEWCNEFTQEFRHILEEYENEDTKNDISLINIQELEHKENYEEIYKYIKKKLLSKLCILVLMTILEECNKEDFIENNESMFDISINECIKKYDSDRKSKITENIAEAKENILMYTGNKKIHSYKDEDRYSQELEDWIREDDAYLNAINIENEISKS